TAGATCCACTGCGCTCCCAAGGCCGCCCCCACGAATGCGAACCATAACCTTGTTTTCCTCTGGGCGGGGGTCGAGTTCGATATTCAACTTGAACGAACCCCGCACGGGGCCCACTGCCACGCCAACGGTAGCCACCATGTTTTTGTCGTCCTTAATGTCCACCGATTTGAGGTCGGGCAGGCACGAGGCCACTTTTTGTGGGTCTTGGATAAAGCTCCACACTTTTTCCGGGTTGGTCTGTACCTTCTCTTGTCCGCTGTACTCGAGCTTCATATTCAACCTCGCAAATAGCTTATAGCCGATGGCTGATAGAGAAAGCCATGCAATTCGCTA
The genomic region above belongs to Meiothermus cerbereus DSM 11376 and contains:
- a CDS encoding SRPBCC family protein, whose translation is MKLEYSGQEKVQTNPEKVWSFIQDPQKVASCLPDLKSVDIKDDKNMVATVGVAVGPVRGSFKLNIELDPRPEENKVMVRIRGGGLGSAVDLTASADIVGQEDQTTLLNWQGLATVSGPAATVGGRVLDAQAKRLIEAVFANMGQKMSEG